The genomic region taaattaacaatgaTAGAAAATTGTTAGAGGCTAACCATGAAGAAACTTAATTTGTGtcaattgcatgaaaataaGATTGACTTTTAGAGAATAAAAAGGATTGAGCTCAAAAGAGGAAACATGGATATTAGACTTTTAGGCCTAGGTAAATAATTAGATTGATTGAATGAAAATCTTTTGAACCCACTACATTGCTGAATGAAATCGACACCCTGAAGACACATTTTTAAGCCAGTAaactttcttctaatttttatatttgcaTGTCAACAAGCTTCAAACTCCTGAATAAAGTTAGGACGAATTCCTAATAGTTAGAagaattaaatatctaattctCAGATGACAATACTCGGTCTCTTTACCGTTTTACTATACTAAATTCTGTGTGTACTCGcgtaccaaccaacttatttcaTAAACTATATTTGTCAAAGGTTGCaatgtttttctaaaatgattttttctcaaaaaaaagaaaagaaaagaaaagaaaagtcaCTTGAATTAGACCAAATAAACCTTAGTCCATATACTTCaaattatgtaataatttaattattgaacttCAATAAATAACAATTCAGTTCATGTATTTTACAATTTATAATAATTCAATTCCTAATATGCAAAAATGCTATTGGgatttaataaaattacttACACACATAGATTATGGATTAAGTATATTTATAAATGATGAAGATTAACTCATATCATATAAGTTTGATGAGATTTTTCATGACATTACAAATTTGGAAGCATAAGGAAATTGTTGTATACTCAAGTTCAAAGACCACGTTATTATAAACTTGAAAAATATAGGGACCAAATCGTTTAAAATTACTGTTCAATGGCTAAATCGTTACGTATACAAAGTTTAAAAACCAAAACACACCATAAGCTACACTAAGAGATGATGATGATATTAGCTTAATGATGAACTGGAAAATAAAATGCAGTCCCTTGGTACCTTCATggcaccaaaaaaaaaaaacataacttatgttataataaaacaaaattattttttatcctCAAACTTAACTTTCTTAAAGTAACTCTTTAGTCATTAAACTTTGTTTTGCAACAATTAGTCCATGTAATCTCAGATTTGTATAATTCAGTCTTTGAACTTGAACATAGCCAATTTAGTCCCTGTACttcaaaaaaaaagtaataatttagttcttatcGTGAAAAATCGTCATATAACTTAAATGTTAGTATTGATTATATAATGACTTggtctttataatttataaataaacttGACCCATAATCAGTTCTATATATGTGTAAGAAATTTTATGAAATcttaatagtatttttttttcgattgaaactaaatttttataaattgtaaaGTACAAAGATCAAATTGATACTCATTAAgatttagagattaaattattacCAATTTATAAGTACATGGAGTCGTGAaggaaaaaattggaaaatcaacaAAGATAACTAAACCGACCTTGTTTGTCTTTATTTTGCTCTCCTACAATCTACAAATGCACACTTTACTAGAATAAGCTCTCCCTCGACTAATGGATAGTAGAGCAGTTGttttgaaacaatttaaaatgtcaaggatagaattgaacttttaaaagtcaAATAGACATGTTGAAATCTACCATCAAATTATGGACATTTTGGATCCTTTGAATAGAGTCATTTACAACAAACGATATCTATATATATGGTAACATTCTCCTTCAAACTTAAGGTGGTAGAGTAGAGACCAATTTGAgtttgtgaagcagctaaatgAAACGACCCGGTAACAATGCCTTCAGGAAGATATCAACAAGTTGTTCGACAATAGTGATAGATTGTAAGACGAGAGTGTTGCTCTTGAGATGGTGACAAACAAAGTGACAAtcattttcaatatatttgatacgTTCATGGAATACATCATTGTAAGCAATCTGGATAGCATTGCGATTATCACATTGAAGTATAGTAGCTGACGATCGAGGAACGCCCATATCCGCAAGAAGCCAACGAAGCCATAGCAACTCAAAAGTAGCATCAACAAGAGCACGATATTCAGATTCAGAACTAGAACGTGAAACAACCATTTGCTTCTTACTTCGCCAAGAAATAAGAAAATCCTCTAAGTTGAAGCAATAACCTGCGTGAAACATCGATCAGTGGGATCACCAGCCCAATCAGTATCTAAACAACCAGATAACACTAAGGATGTctgagaagaaaaatgaaatctaTGACTAAGAGTGCTCTTGACATATCGCAGAATACGAAAAACAACTGTAAAATGTATAGACCGGGGAGTAGCCATGAATTGACTAACAATATGAACAACATAGGCAATATTTGGGTGGGTCACAGTGAGATAAATAAGACTGTAAACTAGTTGTCGGTACATAGTAGCATCGCCGAGAGGAACACCATCAAGCGGAGTCAAGCGAACATTCGGATCTAGTGGTGTTGATGACACAGTAAAGTCAGTAAGACTACATCGAGTTAGGAGATCAGAAGCATATTTCCCTTGAGACAGATAATACCCATCAACATATGATGACACTTCAAGGCTAAGAAAGTAATTAAGTgatcccaaatctttcatctcaaaatgtTTCCCCAAGTGTTtgcaaattaaatataacatgaGGATCATCACCTGTAATTATCATATGATCAACATAAAGGAGGAGAAGAACAATACCCTGAGAAGTCTGATGTTTGAAAAAAGTTGTATCATGAGGACTCGAAGTAATCCCAAGCTGAGTGATAGTAAAATTacattgttgggattggtgtcctaattctcccggagtctcgttgtttgtaatgatacacattgtttaatgaataaaataaatgttatttcgttttggcatttactcatatccaataaacaaagctctatggttatcttatgtgaacttaagcatgtatatgtatgtatatgtgatatacaagtggatcataccttaagtgataacctaaataggtctgtagtataaggattaaggttgatacctgattctggtgacactatggatacggcctgctttgtagagatttgtaagtgttgtaaactactaagatggtagatcttgaccattcatgtagagacgtgcgagcgggggtgtcctacacaaagagtttgtataagaccagaccacgagatgactagactctgtatataatgtcgttgatactagagacttacatctcacctaaacaaccataggtgacacgacctcaatcctgaatgttttgggaactcctacctttgagggtggtcctttgattagtatgggtgagagtggccaaatcgccaactcaatatgtctacctttttggggacttgtctgatctgggagctgggaactcattacacaagatggaattcactcatttcccaaagtagggataagtagagagattgctcccttaaaggctgattccgaggcttgaacatagtggccacgacttctctttggaagatagaactcagtcatagtaggactatgacttatgttcgttagagggatcagtggtacttaaggagttagatgtaactacaggggcataatggttattgaccgagttgtacttacgagcaatttgtgaagggttgtcgtactgctgattggttaagatggacacataatatatctatattaaggagagttcagttatcggtctttaatggagtgcctggcagttaatggatggtggatttcgtgactaaaaagtttagtcagttattcacataccattggagcttcgagctataggtccataaggtccccttggtagctcaatggattcagttgaggatcagttcttggtgttgatttgaaatgttcaaattgacaagaggtaattcgattatatatgatatatgattggtatgatgtatgagaacGCATCTAGTggaaggattaatgtaaatgagatttacattaagtaccatggaaatagaaaaaagagctatggtttatatgttcatGAGATAAATATTAGATtataagttataatatagtataataagttggttatcatttatatttataataacattaatttattgggataattaattctttttctctaataaccaattgagtgggaggttattggtggtttcaatAATAACTGtgagaaaaaaggaaaattgttttcctaattttagttaaggttgaaaaaaaaaattcttgagattttctctctcgtAATCTCATAGAAgtttgtcaagtaaatagaatttactaagcgacaactagagcgagctaaatgatcatattagtgtttgtaggcgacagacacgccagctaagcgatgagctaaacgatcgcttagcttttgctagacgatcaacgatcgcttagcttttgctaaacgattggcatcgacctatacgataggttcagtCTTATTTTGTATCCCTCTGTctatgcctcaaaccaagtccacacagagccacCCTCTGGATTTCACACCGAGAAAtacaaggtagccttcttggtggtgtcatactcaactcgacaccatcgaggttatGTGGGGCTGTTCATGCTGTTAGGtgtgttcgtgaccgaggcaaATTACTGAGTTCCAGTGCggcggtgttcgtgcagtgtagcggtcatgttggacgagcgttcgaggttgctgtgttcgagcgttcgtgatcaaggaccttggcgatgagtctacaaatgtgtgtagagttCCTTTTTGATCATTTGTTATTATcaatgctgtaatttctgtaatgattTCAATAAccgtatttttttttgtttatgactgtagatataaagttcatatatgattgtaatttggaatggatctttccgctgctcatggaaatcctcgagCACGatttttttcaattggtatcagagccaagtttttctgatattccaaattacaagtcTGTTTGAACTTTCattttacagtcttggtgggtttctggcatttgtgtttaattgttaagtgcatttttggatggagttgatgaatgtGTTTCtggtttaattgcctttagttaaatttttcttcaattacaaaagtgttaatttgtaaagggcctctgtgtttttgggcgacgtaattaacttgcaatcaagtctgtaattcaaagagtttgagttagttgaGTCATTTGTgaatgaagtttcaaagcatgaaagatgcggttctcaacgaagaagaagaccaagcattggtcgtaatcgtgtagcctaaggtaaacaatagttgggatttatctaagcgatcaatgtagatttttctatatgatcgtgtagtatttactaaacgatcgttttagctaatgctaagtgatggggttaaatcgtttactctatcgcgtagcgttggttgcccgatcacATAGGCGttggaggtagatgatcgtagtgggagcatatgatgctcatcgtttagtaaaaaggcgcgcgttaaacgatcgtgtagttagcaggTCTCATCGCTTAATTAGTACCTACCGATTGCACATATATGATACAGAGGCGCTagttaagcaatcgtttaggcgatggtgctttgtTGCATCGtggtcgtttagacgatcgtggaaGGCAGGCGTTGTGCGGAGCACGCTAAGCGATCACGTacctcaggcttcatcgcttagtaaaaggtacacgatcatgtagtatttgctaaatgatcatttagctctgggAACGTTGGTAAGTGATAGAACGaagcgtttgttttatcgtATAGGCGATCGCGGGGAGTTTAGTACATGATGGTTGGAGATGCGTTGCTTCACCcagacggttcaagacctgggtcacctgtttgaaccagagactccttgtctttgtaataattagatttaattttgtgattttaaggcaatcttacccggttcatcaacatttattttttatacatgtgatgtatggtgcttatataccaaagtgtttgacatatagtttaaaacccaccttaggttg from Benincasa hispida cultivar B227 unplaced genomic scaffold, ASM972705v1 Contig916, whole genome shotgun sequence harbors:
- the LOC120070101 gene encoding uncharacterized mitochondrial protein AtMg00810-like; translation: MKDLGSLNYFLSLEVSSYVDGYYLSQGKYASDLLTRCSLTDFTVSSTPLDPNVRLTPLDGVPLGDATMYRQLVYSLIYLTVTHPNIAYVVHIVSQFMATPRSIHFTVVFRILRYVKSTLSHRFHFSSQTSLVLSGCLDTDWAGDPTDRCFTQVIAST